From a region of the Panicum virgatum strain AP13 chromosome 2K, P.virgatum_v5, whole genome shotgun sequence genome:
- the LOC120696074 gene encoding uncharacterized protein LOC120696074: MGTLVGHVGPGAGFLLIGLWQLFSHTRLFLVRPGSYTAPVWFPVRGVRHLELILIIVGTAISILMELVIGPEKHQPFDDDGTIPSNHLHNFEHASISLALLLFAAVAIHLDRARATYRDAVSLLAAAAAFAQQLLIFHLHSADHMGVEGQYHWLLQTVIALTLATTLLGIPCPRSFTVSLVRSASLVFQGVWFIVMGIMLWTPALIPKGCFLNLEEGHDVVRCRTGEALDRAKSLVNLQFSWYLTGTVVFVIVMFLQLTKLYPEEPRYVPLVKAGSGSGSDSDASRFSIGDDHDDEDDLEAEKRGFGQVVSGTRSMEIGR; the protein is encoded by the coding sequence ATGGGCACCCTCGTCGGGCACGTCGGGCCGGGCGCCGGCTTCCTCCTCATCGGCCTGTGGCAGCTGTTCAGCCACACCCGACTCTTCTTGGTGCGACCGGGCTCTTACACGGCGCCGGTCTGGTTCCCTGTGCGGGGCGTCCGGCACCTCGAGCTCATACTGATCATCGTCGGCACGGCGATCTCCATCCTTATGGAGCTGGTCATCGGCCCGGAGAAGCACCAGCCGTTCGACGACGACGGCACCATCCCGTCCAATCACCTCCACAACTTCGAGCACGCGTCCATCTCGCTGGCGCTGCTCCTCTTCGCCGCGGTCGCCATCCACCTCGACCGGGCCCGGGCGACCTACCGCGACGCCGTGTCgctgctcgcggccgccgcggcgttcGCGCAGCAGCTGCTCATCTTCCACCTCCACTCGGCGGACCACATGGGCGTCGAGGGCCAGTACCACTGGCTGCTGCAGACCGTGATCGCCCTCACGCTCGCCACCACGCTGCTCGGGATCCCCTGCCCGCGGAGCTTCACGGTGAGCCTGGTCCGGTCGGCGAGCCTCGTGTTCCAGGGCGTCTGGTTCATCGTCATGGGGATCATGCTCTGGACGCCCGCGCTCATCCCCAAGGGATGCTTCCTCAACCTCGAGGAAGGCCACGACGTGGTCCGGTGCCGCACGGGCGAGGCGCTCGACCGCGCCAAGTCCCTCGTCAACCTGCAGTTCAGCTGGTACCTCACCGGCACCGTTGTGTTCGTCATCGTCATGTTCCTGCAGCTCACCAAGCTCTACCCCGAGGAGCCACGGTACGTTCCGCTGGTGAAGGCAGGCAGCGGCAGTGGCAGCGACAGCGACGCCAGCCGGTTCAGCATCGGAGACGAccacgacgacgaggacgatCTCGAGGCCGAGAAACGCGGCTTCGGGCAGGTGGTCAGCGGCACAAGGTCTATGGAGATCGGGAGGTGA